One Mycolicibacterium rufum genomic window, CCTGGGCGACGGTGAGCCGCACGGTGGGTTCGGTGTCAGCAAGCTTCTCGGTCGACTTCGGCGCGGTGGAAACCACGGGTCACTCTCCTCGACTGGGGGTGAAGGGAAGGCGGGGGTCGATCTGCTGGTGTTCCCAGCTGCCGCGCAGCCACGTGTGCGCGGGATCGTCGCAGATCAGCCATGCGCGGGTGGGTCCCGAGCCGGCCATCACGTTCAGGTAGTACATGTGGTGACCCGGAGCGGCGATGGACGGGCCGTGATAGCCGTGCGGCACCAGCACCACATCCCCGGAGCGCACCTCCTCGAGCACCTCGATCGGCCGCTGCGGTGTGCCGTAGACCCGGTGATACCCGAATCCCGGTGTGCCCGCCGGGCTGTCGTCGACCTCGAAGTAGTAGATCTCCTCGAGCTGGGTTTCCACGTCGCTGTTCTCGTCGTGCTTGTGCGCGGGATAGCTCGACCAGTTGCCGCCCGGGGTGATCACCTCGCACGCGATCAGCGAATCCGCCTCGAACGCCGTCGCGGTGCCGAAGTTGTGCACCTGGCGGCTGCAGTTACCCGCGCCGCGCAACTCGACCGGGACGTCGGCCGCGGCGACCCGCCGGTTCGGGTAGGACGTCGATGCCCGGGCGCCGCAGATCGCGATCCGCCCGCGTCCCGAGAGTGTGTACTGCTGCCCGATGCCGAGGTACACCATGTCGGCGGGACCGTCGAACACCGAGGCGCGCGGACTCAGCGTGAACGCCTCGCCGCCGCACTCGACCGTGCCGGCGCCGGCGAGCGGCAGGAGCATCACCTCGGTGCCGTCGGTGGCCAGCGACACCTCGCCACCGTCACCCAGATCGACGACGTGCAGCGAAGATTCGGCCCAGCCGACGTCCTCGGGGGTGATCGCGACCGTGAACGGCGCGTCGGCGCTGTTGGCGGGGATGTAGAGTTTCGAGTTCATCGGACCATCGCCACCGCGGTCGCGACGGCCGAGCTGACGTCGTCGTCGGGCGGGTACAGCAGGGTGCGGCCGACGATCAGCCCGCGCACCGACGGCAGCGCGAGCGCCTTCTCCCAACTCGCGAACGCCTCGTCGGGATCGGTCGGATCCCCGCCGAGCAGCAGCGTGGGCATCGTGGTCGAGTCCATCACGCGGTCCATCTCGTCGACGACAGGCAATTTCATCCAGGTGTAGGCCGACGTCGAGCCGAGGCCCTGACCGATGTGCACCGACTTGATCACCGCGTCGGGGGACAGGTCGTTGCGGACCTTGCCGTCGACCCGCGAGGACATGAACGGCTCCAACATCGCGATCAGCCCGTGCGCGGCGAGATCGTCGACGGCTTGCGCGCAGGATGCCAGCGTGGCGACGGTACCCGGATCGTCGAGATCGATGCGGCACAGCATCTTTCCGCCGTTCATCCGGGCCGCCGCGGTGGATGCCGCGGTGGCGCCGGTCATCCGGTCGTCGAGTTCGAACGACGAGCCCGCCAGCCCGCCGCGGTTGAAGGAGCTGAACACGACCTTGTCCTCGAGGGCGCCGAGCAGCAGCAGGTCGTCGAGGATGTCCGCGGTGGCCAACACACCGTCGACACCGGGATCGGCCAGCGCGGCGCGCAGCCGGTCGAGCAGGTCGGTGCGGCTGTTCATCGCGGTCGGGCGCGAGCCGACGGCCAGAGCGCCGCGGGCGGGATGGTCGGCGGCGACGATCATCAGGCGGCCGTTACCGCGCGTCGTCGGCCGGGTGGTGCGGTTCTGCCACGCACGGGCGACAGCACCGGGATCGGTGGCGCGCAGATCGGTG contains:
- the iolB gene encoding 5-deoxy-glucuronate isomerase, translating into MNSKLYIPANSADAPFTVAITPEDVGWAESSLHVVDLGDGGEVSLATDGTEVMLLPLAGAGTVECGGEAFTLSPRASVFDGPADMVYLGIGQQYTLSGRGRIAICGARASTSYPNRRVAAADVPVELRGAGNCSRQVHNFGTATAFEADSLIACEVITPGGNWSSYPAHKHDENSDVETQLEEIYYFEVDDSPAGTPGFGYHRVYGTPQRPIEVLEEVRSGDVVLVPHGYHGPSIAAPGHHMYYLNVMAGSGPTRAWLICDDPAHTWLRGSWEHQQIDPRLPFTPSRGE
- a CDS encoding Cgl0159 family (beta/alpha)8-fold protein, which produces MSEIALCRDYSAVTDLRATDPGAVARAWQNRTTRPTTRGNGRLMIVAADHPARGALAVGSRPTAMNSRTDLLDRLRAALADPGVDGVLATADILDDLLLLGALEDKVVFSSFNRGGLAGSSFELDDRMTGATAASTAAARMNGGKMLCRIDLDDPGTVATLASCAQAVDDLAAHGLIAMLEPFMSSRVDGKVRNDLSPDAVIKSVHIGQGLGSTSAYTWMKLPVVDEMDRVMDSTTMPTLLLGGDPTDPDEAFASWEKALALPSVRGLIVGRTLLYPPDDDVSSAVATAVAMVR